Proteins from one Carcharodon carcharias isolate sCarCar2 chromosome 19, sCarCar2.pri, whole genome shotgun sequence genomic window:
- the LOC121291751 gene encoding zinc finger protein 85-like, which produces MEEKPLKCEVCDRAFTQLSTLVRHQRIHTGETAFKCEVCDKSLSDGSHLRAHRRVHTGEKPFTCDVCNKSFSQTSTLRKHQRTHTGEKPFACEVCNKSFSQSSNLHTHQRIHTGEKPFRCEVCQKSFSESSNLRVHLRIHTGEKPFTCKDCDKAFTQLAGLLIHQRIHTGEKPFKCEVCDKAFRTSTKLLMHQSVHTGEKPFRCEICETSFTESSELLRHQRIHTGEKPFKCEVCDKSFSQSSNLHIHQRIHTGEKPFTCKVCDKSFSYSSALCKHQGIQKREKRFTCEVCNKSFTQLPSLRVHQRIHTGEKPFMCEVCDKAFTQLSSLRRHQTIHTGEKPFKCEVCDKAFTTSTRLLMHQRIHTGETLQA; this is translated from the coding sequence ATGGAAGAGAAACCATTAAAATGTGAGGTGTGTGACCGAGCCTTCACACAGTTATCAACTCTCGTGAGACATCAGCGAATCCACACAGGGGAGACGGctttcaagtgtgaggtgtgcgaCAAATCATTGTCAGACGGATCGCATCTCCGTGCTCACCGGCgcgttcacacaggggagaaaccattcacatgcgatgtgtgcaacaaatcattctcacaGACATCAACCCTTCGCAAACACCAGCGcactcacacaggggagaaaccatttgcatgtgaggtgtgcaacaaatcattctcgcAGTCATCGAACCTCCAcacacaccaacgcattcacacaggggagaaaccattcagatGTGAGGTCTGTCAGAAATCATTCTCGGAGTCATCGAACCTTCGTGTACACCTACGCATCcatacaggggagaaaccattcacatgcaaGGATTGTGACAAAGCCTTCACACAGTTAGCTGGCCTCCTGATCCATCAGAGAatccacacaggggagaaacccttcaaATGTGAAGTTTGTGATAAAGCTTTCAGAACGTCGACAAAGCTTCTGATGCACCAGAGCGttcacacaggagagaaaccGTTTAGGTGTGAGATTTGTGAGACGTCTTTCACTGAATCCTCTGAGCTCCTGAGGCATCAgaggattcacacaggggagaaaccattcaagtgtgaggtgtgtgacaaatcattctcgcaGTCATCAAATCTCCACAtacaccagcgcattcacacagGAGAGAAGCCGTTCACATGCAAGGTGTGCGACAAATCATTCTCATACTCATCAGCCCTCTGCAAACACCAGGGCATTCAAAAAAGGGAGAAGCGATTCACATGTGaggtgtgcaacaaatcattcacGCAGTTACCAAGCCTCCGtgtacaccaacgcattcacacaggggagaaaccgttCATGTGCGAGGTTTGTGACAAAGCATTCACACAATTATCGAGCCTCAGGAGACATCAGACAATCCACACAGGTGAGAAACCCTTCAAGTGCGAGGTTTGCGATAAAGCTTTCACAACATCCACGAGGCTTTTGATGCACCAGAGGATTCACACGGGAGAAACCCTTCAGGCGTGA